From the Manis javanica isolate MJ-LG chromosome 11, MJ_LKY, whole genome shotgun sequence genome, one window contains:
- the NUCKS1 gene encoding nuclear ubiquitous casein and cyclin-dependent kinase substrate 1 isoform X1 codes for MSRPVRNRKVVDYSQFQESDDADEDYGRDSGPPAKKIRSSPREAKNKRRSGKNSQEDSEDSEEKDVKTKKDDSHSAEDSEDEKEDHKNVRQQRQAASKAASKQREMLMEDVGSEEEPEEEDEAPFQEKDSGSDEDFLMEDDDDSDYGSSKKKNKKMVKKSKPERKEKKMPKPRLKATVTPSPVKGKGKVGRPTASKASKEKTPSPKDDDEDPESPPEKKTPASPPPEKSGDEGSEDEAQSGED; via the exons AAATAGGAAGGTTGTTGATTATTCACAGTTTCAGGAATCTGATGATGCTG ATGAAGATTATGGAAGAGATTCGGGCCCTCCAGCTAAGAAAATTCGGTCATCTCCCCGAGAAGCTAAAAATAAGAGGCGATCTGGAAAGAATTCACAGGAAGATAG TGAGGACTCAGAAGAAAAAGATGTGAAGACCAAGAAGGATGATTCTCACTCAGCAG AGGACAGTGAAGATGAAAAGGAAGATCATAAAAATGTGCGCCAGCAGCGGCAGGCAGCCTCTAAAGCAGCTTCTAAACAGAGAGAGATGCTCATGGAAGATGTGGGCAGCGAGGAAGAACCAGAAGAAGAGGATGAGGCACCATTCCAGGAGA AAGATTCCGGCAGTGATGAAGATTTCCTAATggaagatgatgatgatagtgACTATGGcagttcaaaaaagaaaaacaagaagatGGTTAAGAAGTCCAaacctgagagaaaagaaaagaaaatgcccaAACCCAGGCTAAAGGCTACAG TGACGCCAAGTCCTGTGAAAGGCAAAGGGAAAGTGGGTCGCCCCACAGCTTCCAAGGCATCGAAGGAAAAGACTCCTTCCCCCAAAGACGACGACGAGGACCCAGAAAGCCCCCCGGAGAAGAAGACGCCTGCAAGCCCCCCGCCCGAGAAGTCTGGGGACGAGGGGTCTGAGGATGAGGCCCAGTCTGGGGAGGATTAA
- the NUCKS1 gene encoding nuclear ubiquitous casein and cyclin-dependent kinase substrate 1 isoform X2 — protein MSRPVRNRKVVDYSQFQESDDADEDYGRDSGPPAKKIRSSPREAKNKRRSGKNSQEDSEDSEEKDVKTKKDDSHSAEDSEDEKEDHKNVRQQRQAASKAASKQREMLMEDVGSEEEPEEEDEAPFQENSGSDEDFLMEDDDDSDYGSSKKKNKKMVKKSKPERKEKKMPKPRLKATVTPSPVKGKGKVGRPTASKASKEKTPSPKDDDEDPESPPEKKTPASPPPEKSGDEGSEDEAQSGED, from the exons AAATAGGAAGGTTGTTGATTATTCACAGTTTCAGGAATCTGATGATGCTG ATGAAGATTATGGAAGAGATTCGGGCCCTCCAGCTAAGAAAATTCGGTCATCTCCCCGAGAAGCTAAAAATAAGAGGCGATCTGGAAAGAATTCACAGGAAGATAG TGAGGACTCAGAAGAAAAAGATGTGAAGACCAAGAAGGATGATTCTCACTCAGCAG AGGACAGTGAAGATGAAAAGGAAGATCATAAAAATGTGCGCCAGCAGCGGCAGGCAGCCTCTAAAGCAGCTTCTAAACAGAGAGAGATGCTCATGGAAGATGTGGGCAGCGAGGAAGAACCAGAAGAAGAGGATGAGGCACCATTCCAGGAGA ATTCCGGCAGTGATGAAGATTTCCTAATggaagatgatgatgatagtgACTATGGcagttcaaaaaagaaaaacaagaagatGGTTAAGAAGTCCAaacctgagagaaaagaaaagaaaatgcccaAACCCAGGCTAAAGGCTACAG TGACGCCAAGTCCTGTGAAAGGCAAAGGGAAAGTGGGTCGCCCCACAGCTTCCAAGGCATCGAAGGAAAAGACTCCTTCCCCCAAAGACGACGACGAGGACCCAGAAAGCCCCCCGGAGAAGAAGACGCCTGCAAGCCCCCCGCCCGAGAAGTCTGGGGACGAGGGGTCTGAGGATGAGGCCCAGTCTGGGGAGGATTAA